In a single window of the Arthrobacter sp. StoSoilA2 genome:
- the gcvH gene encoding glycine cleavage system protein GcvH has product MPKVAPELQYSDEHEWVSRGEGNLVSVGISEVATDALGDIVYVDLPEVGSTVTAGETCGEVESTKSVSDLYSPVTGEVTEINDAVVGDPALINNDPYGAGWLFKVAAESDGPLLSAEEYASKNGGDLS; this is encoded by the coding sequence ATGCCCAAAGTAGCGCCTGAACTTCAGTACTCCGACGAGCACGAGTGGGTTTCCCGCGGGGAGGGGAACCTGGTGTCTGTTGGCATCTCCGAGGTTGCAACCGACGCGCTGGGCGATATCGTGTACGTCGATCTGCCTGAGGTTGGTTCCACTGTGACTGCCGGTGAGACCTGTGGCGAGGTTGAGTCCACGAAGAGTGTTTCCGACCTCTACTCGCCGGTCACTGGTGAGGTCACCGAGATCAACGACGCCGTAGTGGGCGATCCTGCCCTGATCAACAACGATCCCTATGGCGCCGGCTGGCTCTTCAAGGTTGCGGCTGAGTCCGACGGCCCGCTGCTTTCGGCCGAGGAGTACGCCTCCAAGAACGGCGGAGACCTCTCGTAG
- a CDS encoding L-serine ammonia-lyase, translated as MAVGVFDLFSVGIGPSSSHTVGPMRAAAVFAGELKDAGVLGSVAGLRVDLYGSLAATGRGHGTMTATLLGLEGYHPELILPDEVEERLAAIAETGVLNLAGAGVAGAGVQLRYAVEDMVLHPLTVLPRHTNGMKFAVVDAEGATLREATFFSVGGGFIVREGEEDAARAELEETKAELPLPFRTAAELLGRCSSKGLGISDIMFINERASRSEEEIREGLLHIWHVMEACVETSLKREGVLPGGLRVRRRAPDWLERLLKEDKDRNDPKYWQEWVNLIALAVNEENASGGRVVTAPTNGAAGIIPAVLYYALHYAPGMDKATQKDKDDVVVKFLLAAGAVGVLYKEQASISGAEVGCQGEVGSASSMAAAGLAEVMGGTPGQVENAAEIAMEHNLGLTCDPIGGLVQIPCIERNAIAAAKAINAAKMALWGDGTHRVSLDEVIVTMRETGKDMSSKYKETAMGGLAVNVVEC; from the coding sequence ATGGCTGTTGGTGTTTTCGATCTGTTCTCTGTGGGTATTGGCCCGTCGAGTTCGCATACTGTGGGGCCGATGCGGGCCGCTGCGGTGTTCGCTGGTGAGCTCAAGGACGCCGGTGTCCTGGGCTCGGTGGCGGGGTTGCGGGTTGATTTGTATGGGTCGTTGGCTGCGACTGGCCGTGGCCACGGGACGATGACTGCGACGCTGTTGGGTTTGGAGGGTTACCATCCGGAGTTGATCCTGCCTGATGAGGTGGAGGAGCGGTTGGCTGCGATCGCGGAGACGGGTGTGTTGAATCTTGCTGGTGCTGGCGTTGCTGGTGCGGGGGTGCAGTTGCGGTATGCGGTGGAGGATATGGTGTTGCATCCGTTGACGGTGTTGCCGCGGCATACGAACGGGATGAAGTTTGCTGTGGTTGATGCTGAGGGCGCCACGTTGCGGGAGGCGACGTTTTTCTCGGTTGGTGGCGGGTTCATTGTCCGTGAGGGCGAGGAGGACGCGGCGCGGGCGGAGTTGGAGGAGACGAAGGCGGAGTTGCCGTTGCCGTTCCGGACGGCTGCTGAGTTGCTGGGCCGGTGCTCCTCGAAGGGGTTGGGGATCAGCGACATCATGTTCATCAATGAGCGCGCGTCCCGGTCCGAGGAGGAGATCCGGGAGGGGTTGTTGCATATCTGGCATGTGATGGAGGCGTGTGTTGAGACGTCCTTGAAGCGTGAGGGTGTGTTGCCCGGGGGGTTGAGGGTCCGTCGTCGTGCTCCTGACTGGCTGGAGCGGTTGTTGAAGGAGGACAAGGACCGTAACGATCCGAAGTATTGGCAGGAGTGGGTGAACCTGATCGCGTTGGCGGTCAATGAGGAGAACGCTTCCGGCGGGCGGGTGGTCACGGCGCCGACGAATGGTGCGGCGGGGATTATCCCGGCGGTGTTGTATTACGCGTTGCATTATGCGCCGGGCATGGACAAGGCCACCCAAAAGGATAAGGACGATGTGGTGGTGAAGTTCCTGCTGGCCGCGGGGGCGGTGGGGGTGTTGTACAAGGAGCAGGCGTCCATTTCGGGGGCTGAGGTGGGCTGTCAGGGCGAGGTGGGTTCGGCGTCGTCGATGGCTGCTGCGGGGTTGGCCGAGGTGATGGGTGGTACGCCGGGTCAGGTGGAGAACGCGGCGGAGATCGCGATGGAACACAACCTGGGGTTGACGTGTGATCCGATCGGGGGGTTGGTGCAGATTCCGTGTATTGAGCGGAACGCGATCGCGGCGGCGAAGGCGATCAACGCGGCGAAGATGGCGTTGTGGGGGGATGGGACGCACCGGGTGTCGTTGGATGAGGTGATCGTGACCATGCGCGAGACCGGCAAGGACATGTCCTCCAAGTACAAGGAAACCGCGATGGGCGGCCTGGCCGTCAACGTCGTCGAATGCTGA
- a CDS encoding DNA/RNA non-specific endonuclease produces the protein MSGGYDKDFLRARVELPSPSATTILLDYTHFSVRFRAPRKLAAIVGVNISGGELSPLAREGTWHFDDRIPKEQQAGPDVYKNNAFDRGHLVRRLDPVWGDPATAKKANQDTFAFTNAAPQVDDFNQGKELWVGLEDHVLGHADAHDAKITVFTGPVLLDDDLPYRGVQVPRKFWKIAVWTNDAKLAAAGFVLDQSPLLGKVELKKAIDQRLLEGEPPPLGPFRTFQVPIGQIADLTGLSLTRLANADRLVSGQRELGKEPKAIKLESAEQIRL, from the coding sequence ATGAGCGGGGGATACGACAAGGATTTTTTGCGGGCACGCGTTGAACTGCCCAGTCCGTCGGCAACGACGATTCTTTTGGACTACACGCACTTCTCCGTGCGCTTCCGGGCTCCCCGGAAGCTCGCGGCGATCGTGGGTGTCAACATCAGCGGCGGGGAACTGAGCCCTCTGGCCCGGGAAGGGACTTGGCATTTCGATGACAGGATCCCCAAGGAGCAGCAGGCTGGCCCGGACGTCTACAAAAACAATGCGTTCGATCGCGGCCACCTGGTTCGTCGCCTGGATCCCGTCTGGGGCGATCCGGCAACGGCCAAGAAGGCCAACCAGGATACGTTTGCCTTTACCAATGCCGCGCCGCAAGTGGACGACTTCAACCAGGGCAAGGAACTGTGGGTTGGGCTCGAGGACCACGTGCTGGGCCATGCGGACGCGCACGATGCCAAGATAACCGTGTTTACGGGGCCCGTTCTTCTCGACGACGACCTCCCGTACAGGGGCGTGCAGGTTCCGCGGAAGTTCTGGAAAATCGCCGTATGGACGAACGACGCCAAGCTGGCCGCCGCCGGGTTTGTGCTGGACCAATCGCCATTGCTGGGCAAGGTTGAACTGAAGAAAGCGATCGATCAACGGCTCCTGGAAGGCGAACCGCCGCCCCTGGGGCCGTTCCGGACCTTCCAGGTTCCCATCGGACAGATCGCTGACCTTACCGGTCTGAGCCTCACCCGGCTGGCCAACGCGGACCGCCTTGTGAGCGGCCAGCGGGAACTCGGCAAGGAACCCAAAGCCATCAAGTTGGAGAGCGCTGAGCAGATCCGGCTGTAA
- a CDS encoding peptidoglycan-binding protein produces the protein MPMQQDAVVKVPRVPRFRRIIGFLVIVMAGMTGAFLAGGYIKSPQSAALDSINIPVQVTATVERRALASTLVVPGSMTPGTSVGIAASVPSGTERAVITSMLVAVGDTLKPGTIVATVSGRPLIVISTSVPLYRDLKDGDNGQDVSALQKWLQSMGYLPSMTGVFDKYTQESVAALYRDVDQPAPKSDDKKTMVRWREFVQIPGDEGSVTSIAASGAVLTDNLLVATVQTAPDVVVGRASITQAEALKAGQAVALEASGYNAQGVIQSIGVFDQGNAEKGTLPGMDIIASVPEDPNKPKPGQPVSINVKEPVQETLAVPLTAIKQDDTGTYVMVPSSKKDTGEGASVERIDVTVTGQRDGWAALAETSDLEPGTAVDVS, from the coding sequence ATGCCGATGCAGCAGGACGCGGTAGTCAAGGTGCCGCGGGTTCCTCGATTCCGGCGGATCATTGGCTTCCTGGTCATAGTCATGGCAGGAATGACAGGTGCCTTCCTTGCCGGAGGTTACATAAAGTCACCCCAGTCTGCAGCCCTCGACTCCATCAACATTCCAGTCCAGGTGACCGCCACGGTGGAGCGCAGGGCTTTGGCGAGCACACTGGTCGTCCCCGGGAGCATGACTCCGGGAACGTCGGTGGGCATCGCAGCATCAGTACCTTCAGGGACTGAACGCGCCGTCATCACGAGCATGCTGGTTGCCGTTGGTGACACGCTAAAGCCCGGCACGATCGTTGCGACTGTGTCCGGGCGCCCTCTTATTGTTATCTCAACGTCCGTCCCCCTGTATCGCGACCTCAAAGATGGTGACAACGGTCAAGACGTTTCCGCGTTGCAAAAGTGGCTTCAATCCATGGGGTATCTGCCCAGCATGACCGGAGTATTTGATAAGTACACCCAAGAATCCGTGGCGGCTCTGTACCGTGACGTTGATCAGCCAGCACCAAAATCCGACGACAAGAAGACCATGGTCCGGTGGAGGGAGTTTGTTCAAATTCCTGGTGATGAGGGCTCGGTGACGAGCATTGCTGCTTCAGGAGCCGTGCTGACGGACAATCTCTTGGTAGCAACAGTGCAAACTGCCCCCGACGTGGTGGTGGGACGGGCGTCCATTACCCAGGCTGAAGCTCTCAAAGCTGGCCAGGCCGTCGCGCTTGAAGCCAGTGGTTACAACGCTCAGGGCGTCATTCAGAGCATCGGGGTTTTCGACCAAGGCAATGCGGAAAAGGGGACGCTTCCCGGAATGGACATCATCGCCTCTGTTCCCGAGGACCCCAACAAGCCAAAACCCGGTCAGCCTGTCTCTATCAACGTGAAGGAGCCGGTCCAGGAGACCTTGGCAGTTCCCCTGACTGCCATCAAACAGGACGACACCGGGACGTACGTGATGGTGCCGAGTTCGAAAAAGGACACTGGTGAGGGCGCATCGGTGGAGAGAATTGACGTGACAGTGACGGGGCAGCGCGATGGCTGGGCTGCTTTGGCCGAGACATCGGACCTTGAGCCTGGAACCGCCGTCGACGTATCGTGA
- a CDS encoding ATP-binding cassette domain-containing protein — MPTPGGIPLLRLERIGRSYGGADVPTAALQDVNLEIGEGEFVAIIGPSGSGKSTLLNILGLLDRASEGTYFINGADVSLMAEKQRDVLRSRMFGFVFQASHVMLDESSARNAALGLRVQGVRHVERELQVTEALRRVGLLHRTDVPGKNLSGGERQRLALARALATRPRILFADEPTGNLDSGNTQSVIADLKALNQTGVTVVVITHDPIVAAAADRQIVINDGRLETPDAQSSQGSAHHEARGGRPDSAEILAAAPLGRRLNLLADEIYDALASLTSRTGKAILLILAFMLGSGGLVASVGLSQSASAQVSERLAEAALDELQASRSPSGVQPGNPDLAGLRDQQNKIAALHGVVAVGLRVEMATSEFRPTRFRPNTGIQEDDFAGSLLAVDSTFLELSEAVVEPASALSLLDESFGKPVAIVGQDTATRLGIPSAGPGQKIWIGGQPVPVVGILSQTGRNPVLADSIILGIGAYPSTASDNPVFVVRTLPGFPAPLADVIPLALDAAHPEHFTVNTVADLRSLRRGVNNDLGVLISVISWVLLALACLSAATSMYLTVQTRRSEIALRRALGTSRASIARMFILEGLLVGLGGGLAGGAVGVLGVLAFCLSQEWTPVLGPESVWTGIAAGAATGVLSAVYPAIAASRADPAQAIRA; from the coding sequence ATGCCAACGCCCGGCGGGATTCCCCTGCTCCGCTTGGAACGCATCGGGCGCTCCTATGGCGGAGCCGATGTACCCACCGCTGCCCTTCAAGATGTCAATCTTGAGATTGGTGAGGGTGAGTTTGTTGCGATCATCGGCCCCTCAGGCTCCGGCAAGTCAACGCTCCTGAACATTCTTGGGCTGTTGGACCGCGCATCAGAGGGCACGTACTTCATCAACGGTGCCGATGTGTCACTGATGGCGGAGAAACAGCGCGACGTGTTGCGATCGCGGATGTTTGGATTTGTCTTCCAAGCCTCGCATGTGATGTTGGATGAATCGTCAGCACGAAATGCGGCGCTCGGCCTCCGTGTTCAAGGTGTCCGCCACGTGGAGCGGGAGTTGCAGGTGACGGAGGCCCTGCGTCGGGTTGGGTTGCTGCACAGGACGGACGTGCCCGGCAAGAACCTCTCTGGAGGGGAAAGGCAACGCCTTGCCTTGGCGCGGGCCCTCGCGACCAGGCCCAGGATCCTGTTTGCAGACGAGCCGACTGGAAACCTGGACAGTGGCAATACGCAGAGTGTCATCGCGGATCTCAAAGCCTTGAATCAGACGGGCGTGACCGTCGTCGTCATAACGCATGATCCGATCGTCGCCGCCGCGGCAGACCGGCAGATCGTTATCAACGACGGACGGTTGGAAACGCCCGATGCACAGAGTTCGCAAGGCTCGGCCCATCATGAGGCCAGGGGTGGACGCCCGGATTCAGCTGAAATTCTCGCCGCAGCGCCTCTTGGGCGACGGCTCAATCTACTGGCGGACGAGATCTATGATGCCTTGGCGTCCCTTACCTCCAGGACAGGTAAAGCAATCCTGCTCATTCTGGCGTTCATGCTGGGATCCGGTGGACTGGTTGCCTCGGTTGGACTTAGCCAAAGCGCCTCCGCGCAGGTTTCCGAGCGCTTGGCCGAAGCCGCATTGGATGAACTGCAAGCCTCGAGGAGTCCCTCGGGGGTTCAACCCGGAAACCCTGACCTCGCAGGTTTGCGGGATCAGCAGAACAAAATAGCGGCCCTTCATGGAGTCGTTGCGGTTGGTTTGCGCGTTGAGATGGCGACTTCCGAATTCCGACCCACACGCTTTCGGCCAAATACAGGCATCCAAGAGGACGACTTCGCGGGATCCCTCTTGGCCGTGGATTCCACGTTTCTGGAACTTAGCGAGGCCGTAGTTGAACCGGCCTCTGCGCTGTCTCTTCTGGACGAGTCCTTTGGAAAGCCAGTGGCAATAGTGGGACAGGACACGGCCACGCGTTTGGGGATACCTTCTGCGGGTCCAGGCCAGAAAATTTGGATCGGTGGGCAGCCGGTTCCCGTCGTGGGCATACTCAGCCAGACCGGAAGGAACCCTGTTCTGGCAGACAGCATCATCCTGGGGATCGGGGCCTACCCGTCCACTGCTTCTGATAACCCGGTATTTGTGGTCCGCACCCTCCCTGGGTTTCCAGCGCCACTGGCCGACGTGATTCCTTTAGCCCTCGACGCCGCCCATCCCGAGCACTTCACAGTAAACACCGTGGCCGACCTTCGCTCGCTCCGAAGAGGTGTGAACAATGATTTGGGCGTATTGATCAGTGTCATCTCCTGGGTGTTGCTCGCTCTTGCCTGCCTGAGCGCTGCTACATCCATGTATTTGACCGTGCAAACACGAAGATCGGAGATCGCTCTCCGTAGAGCCCTCGGTACGAGTCGCGCCAGCATTGCCCGGATGTTTATCCTTGAGGGCTTGCTGGTGGGATTGGGTGGGGGCCTGGCGGGGGGAGCGGTGGGGGTGCTCGGCGTCCTGGCCTTTTGCCTGAGCCAGGAGTGGACGCCGGTGCTGGGACCTGAATCAGTGTGGACTGGGATCGCTGCCGGCGCAGCCACCGGTGTTCTTTCTGCGGTGTATCCGGCTATTGCGGCGTCCAGAGCGGATCCGGCGCAGGCAATTCGCGCCTAG
- a CDS encoding peptidoglycan bridge formation glycyltransferase FemA/FemB family protein, with protein sequence MDTATLREFTARFATAEEIDNWDKHVTANPNGGNMLQSDAYAAVKDGNGWLVRRLVLETSEYSSYNLLLEKKFPVLGRLWYLIKGPDAASVDDINPMLTAIAALAREQKMNVFTIKIEPDVVDSPEVAAQLKAGGLVKAPNIQSNDSTALLDISAPANEVLRSISSRARNAVRRAEREGCKVLPAEPGEETYRKLYALMQDTVNAKGAMPLRSYEYYSRFWHEFCSRGQGHFFFVYEDGTPSVGAFVINYGSKATYKDGGSTQNRKQYGDSHLVQWAAIQRMQDLGCVEYDFCGTPPAARIKDKTHPLFGMGLFKTSFTKTVTDFVGCYDLVLGRIRHKLWLKGAERVFRRLETMRTGGQFY encoded by the coding sequence TTGGACACGGCCACCTTGCGAGAATTTACCGCCCGCTTTGCCACCGCCGAGGAAATCGATAACTGGGACAAGCACGTCACAGCCAACCCCAATGGCGGCAACATGCTGCAGTCGGACGCCTATGCGGCAGTCAAGGATGGCAACGGCTGGTTGGTCCGCCGCTTGGTTCTGGAGACCTCCGAATACTCCAGCTACAACTTGCTTCTTGAGAAGAAGTTCCCTGTCCTTGGCCGCCTGTGGTACCTGATCAAGGGCCCGGACGCCGCCTCTGTGGATGACATCAACCCCATGCTGACCGCGATCGCTGCGCTGGCCCGTGAACAGAAGATGAACGTCTTCACCATCAAGATTGAGCCCGACGTCGTGGACTCGCCTGAGGTTGCGGCTCAGCTGAAAGCCGGGGGCTTGGTTAAAGCGCCAAATATCCAATCCAACGACTCAACAGCGCTGCTGGATATTTCGGCCCCCGCCAACGAAGTGTTGCGGAGCATTTCATCGCGGGCACGCAACGCCGTCCGCAGGGCAGAACGTGAAGGATGCAAAGTTCTCCCAGCTGAGCCTGGCGAGGAGACCTACCGCAAGCTCTACGCACTGATGCAAGATACCGTGAACGCCAAGGGTGCCATGCCGTTGCGGAGTTATGAGTACTACTCCCGTTTCTGGCACGAATTCTGCAGCCGCGGGCAGGGGCACTTCTTCTTTGTCTATGAGGACGGTACACCCAGCGTCGGTGCTTTCGTTATCAACTATGGCTCCAAGGCAACCTACAAGGATGGCGGCTCCACGCAGAACCGCAAGCAATACGGTGATTCGCATTTGGTCCAGTGGGCAGCTATCCAGCGGATGCAGGATCTGGGCTGCGTTGAGTACGATTTCTGCGGCACGCCACCTGCCGCCCGGATCAAGGACAAGACCCACCCACTATTTGGCATGGGCTTGTTCAAGACGAGTTTCACCAAGACCGTTACGGACTTCGTAGGCTGCTACGACCTCGTCCTCGGACGAATCCGGCATAAGCTCTGGCTCAAGGGTGCCGAACGCGTCTTCCGCCGGCTGGAAACCATGCGCACCGGCGGACAGTTCTACTAA
- a CDS encoding peptidoglycan bridge formation glycyltransferase FemA/FemB family protein has protein sequence MEFVILNDADFETFAKGHPQGSFIQSVDLARFQRARGQEVELFGVTRGGSLIAAGKLVYTANRFGYKVCDCAKGPLLDYNDAETVRFVVEQLKKHAASKKAAELRISPNVKYIARDEDGAEHPEVEDNRPLLKELAGLGFMHQGFDMNFANINWMFVKKLDGIADSEELIMGMNYRTRKAIRKAEKNGVYLEQATLETLDDFYNALSTAGDEKGFTYREREYYEGLLRNTSDEFTKLMMAKINIPEYRASITERLDAEAKTLADLKREVEETGSKKKANRVKVVQDLVDSYERSLKDIERFPDSVGVATVAAIHFACSGDEIVCVIGGTVQDYIYFNGATSLYWGMMLHALNNGYSRYNFYGTFGIQGQDETGHGGYEFKKGFGGEVVQLVGDFVAPVNLPVFTAYQAVRKLAAAAKTVLAKLPEPGNLLRKFRGKN, from the coding sequence ATGGAATTCGTGATTCTCAATGACGCTGATTTCGAGACATTCGCAAAGGGACACCCGCAAGGCAGCTTCATCCAGTCCGTAGACCTGGCGCGGTTCCAGCGTGCCCGCGGCCAGGAGGTGGAGCTCTTTGGCGTAACCCGCGGCGGCAGCCTGATTGCCGCCGGAAAGCTCGTCTACACAGCCAACCGTTTTGGCTACAAGGTCTGCGACTGCGCAAAGGGACCACTGCTGGACTACAACGACGCCGAAACGGTGCGGTTCGTCGTCGAGCAGTTGAAAAAGCATGCGGCCTCCAAGAAGGCTGCTGAGCTGCGGATCTCGCCAAACGTCAAGTACATCGCCCGCGACGAGGACGGGGCGGAGCACCCGGAGGTTGAGGACAACCGTCCACTGCTGAAGGAACTGGCAGGGTTGGGCTTCATGCACCAGGGCTTTGACATGAATTTCGCTAACATCAATTGGATGTTCGTCAAGAAGCTGGACGGGATCGCCGATTCCGAAGAGCTCATCATGGGCATGAACTACCGCACGCGCAAAGCCATTCGGAAGGCCGAAAAGAACGGCGTTTACCTGGAGCAGGCCACGCTGGAAACGCTGGACGACTTCTACAACGCGCTGAGCACGGCCGGCGACGAAAAGGGCTTCACCTACCGCGAGCGTGAATACTACGAGGGACTGCTCCGCAATACCTCGGATGAGTTCACCAAGCTCATGATGGCCAAGATCAACATCCCCGAATACCGGGCGTCCATCACCGAGCGCCTGGATGCCGAAGCCAAGACCCTCGCGGACCTCAAGCGAGAGGTCGAGGAAACCGGGAGCAAGAAGAAGGCCAACCGCGTCAAGGTTGTCCAGGATCTCGTGGACAGCTACGAGCGGAGCCTGAAGGACATCGAACGCTTCCCCGACTCGGTTGGCGTGGCTACGGTTGCGGCAATCCACTTCGCTTGCTCCGGCGATGAAATCGTGTGCGTGATCGGCGGCACTGTCCAGGACTACATCTACTTCAACGGGGCAACGTCGCTCTACTGGGGCATGATGCTGCACGCGCTGAACAACGGCTACTCGCGCTACAACTTCTATGGCACGTTCGGCATTCAGGGACAGGATGAAACCGGTCACGGCGGCTACGAATTCAAGAAGGGCTTCGGCGGCGAAGTGGTCCAACTGGTGGGCGACTTCGTTGCACCGGTGAATCTGCCGGTCTTCACTGCTTACCAGGCGGTCAGGAAGCTTGCAGCTGCCGCCAAGACGGTACTGGCAAAATTGCCGGAGCCCGGAAACCTGCTGAGGAAATTTCGGGGGAAGAACTAA
- a CDS encoding threonine/serine exporter family protein, whose product MTERPEGSGGRPHTDGLPKTQPMRPSQIRQNANAKRMLMRLVQGDSPPTAPMNIVDRLAGSPYANPTIQVVGVDASARKTIDFALHLAEVMFRYGAGALEVETSMIAVTAALGLKNVEVDITNQSVAINYAPKDQTPITLLRVVRSWTNNYAGLAQVHQLVTDIVAGGVGRDEAVRRLNDIVRSAKPFPRWMVTVAFAVFAAVFVGVLGGGPGASALAFGSNLLISLVARQLSRWRTPDFFITLSCSFLVTFIALMLRWAGADIAPSIVVAGGILLLLPTGRLVSSVQDAINGFPVTAAGRFLSTLLTFGAIVAGIAVAVVVGTLMGSEVLDVTKTFPDAYPLWGQAILIAIAVVAIGVTEQTQMRLLLPTAAVGLVGFFVLWGATTAGFGDRLSPAVSAVAIGLLARVVALKLGAPQLVVAVPAALILLPGLTIFRSMYVLTIEEADILQGAGGMLNAGAIVLGVAAGIVLGDNLARPLTKGLSSNERRRVRRR is encoded by the coding sequence GTGACTGAACGCCCTGAGGGCTCCGGCGGCAGGCCTCACACTGACGGCTTGCCCAAGACCCAGCCGATGCGGCCATCGCAAATCCGGCAGAACGCCAATGCCAAACGCATGCTGATGCGCTTGGTGCAAGGCGATAGTCCGCCCACAGCCCCCATGAACATAGTGGACCGGCTCGCGGGAAGTCCGTACGCCAACCCAACTATCCAGGTTGTCGGCGTCGACGCTTCAGCGCGCAAGACCATCGACTTCGCCCTGCATCTGGCCGAAGTCATGTTCCGCTACGGCGCAGGTGCCCTTGAAGTTGAGACGAGCATGATTGCCGTGACTGCCGCTCTTGGCTTGAAGAACGTTGAAGTGGACATCACCAACCAGTCGGTGGCCATCAACTATGCACCGAAGGACCAGACCCCCATCACGTTGTTGCGCGTGGTGCGCTCGTGGACCAACAACTACGCCGGCCTGGCCCAAGTGCATCAACTGGTCACGGACATCGTGGCCGGAGGCGTTGGCCGCGACGAGGCAGTCCGTCGACTCAACGACATCGTCCGGAGCGCCAAGCCCTTCCCTCGCTGGATGGTAACCGTTGCCTTCGCTGTGTTCGCCGCGGTGTTCGTGGGCGTACTGGGCGGCGGTCCGGGCGCTTCAGCCCTGGCATTTGGCTCCAACTTGCTCATCAGCCTGGTTGCGCGTCAATTGAGCCGGTGGCGCACCCCGGACTTCTTCATCACCCTGTCGTGCTCGTTCCTGGTTACATTTATCGCCCTCATGCTGCGTTGGGCTGGCGCGGACATCGCTCCGTCCATTGTGGTTGCGGGCGGGATCCTGTTGTTGCTTCCCACAGGCAGGCTGGTGTCTTCCGTTCAGGACGCCATCAACGGCTTCCCCGTCACGGCCGCCGGACGATTCCTCTCCACGTTGCTCACCTTCGGCGCGATCGTCGCCGGCATCGCCGTCGCGGTTGTGGTGGGGACCCTCATGGGCAGCGAAGTCCTGGACGTCACCAAAACATTCCCGGACGCGTATCCTTTGTGGGGCCAAGCCATCCTGATCGCGATCGCGGTGGTAGCTATTGGGGTCACCGAACAAACACAGATGCGTTTGTTACTCCCGACGGCGGCAGTCGGCCTGGTTGGCTTTTTCGTCTTGTGGGGGGCTACTACGGCCGGGTTTGGCGACCGCTTGTCGCCGGCAGTTTCGGCTGTGGCTATCGGCCTGCTGGCTCGGGTAGTGGCGCTGAAACTTGGTGCTCCCCAACTTGTGGTGGCTGTTCCGGCCGCGCTGATTCTGCTGCCCGGCCTGACCATATTCCGTTCGATGTATGTATTGACCATCGAGGAAGCGGACATTCTGCAGGGCGCGGGGGGCATGTTGAACGCAGGCGCGATTGTCCTGGGAGTGGCAGCAGGCATCGTGCTGGGCGATAACCTGGCGCGGCCGCTTACGAAGGGACTATCCAGCAACGAGCGCCGCAGGGTACGGCGCCGCTAG
- a CDS encoding siderophore-interacting protein, which yields MAALPVTSSATRNTRPQVNLTVLRKEWLSPHMVRIVAGGPGFSDYANNEYVDRYVKIVFPQPGVDYQLPLDLWGIRESMPREQWPHTRTYTIRWVNLEERELAIDFVVHGDEGLAGPWAAAAEPGDSLIFTGPGGGYNPAPDADWHLFAGDDAAIPAIAACIEALAPEARGYAFLEVDSAEDILPIAAPAGLELRWLQRNGVPAGSSEVLLDALREIQWLPGRVDVFAHGERGYMKGLRQIFFTQRGLERSQVSLSGYWAQGRVEEVFQAEKKLPVGQI from the coding sequence ATGGCTGCTCTCCCCGTTACCTCGTCCGCCACCCGGAACACGCGTCCGCAGGTTAACCTGACCGTCCTGCGCAAAGAATGGCTCTCACCCCACATGGTGCGGATCGTCGCCGGCGGCCCAGGGTTCAGCGACTACGCGAACAACGAATACGTGGACCGATACGTCAAGATAGTTTTTCCGCAGCCCGGCGTTGATTACCAGCTTCCGCTGGACCTGTGGGGCATCCGCGAGTCAATGCCACGTGAGCAATGGCCGCACACCCGGACGTACACCATCCGCTGGGTGAACCTTGAAGAACGCGAACTGGCGATTGACTTCGTAGTCCATGGCGACGAGGGCCTGGCAGGGCCTTGGGCGGCGGCAGCAGAACCCGGAGACTCCCTGATTTTTACCGGCCCCGGCGGCGGCTACAACCCCGCGCCCGACGCCGATTGGCACCTCTTCGCCGGCGATGACGCCGCGATTCCAGCCATCGCAGCCTGCATAGAGGCCCTCGCCCCGGAAGCCCGCGGATATGCGTTCCTTGAGGTGGACAGCGCCGAGGACATCCTGCCTATCGCCGCTCCTGCCGGCCTGGAACTCCGATGGCTCCAGCGCAACGGAGTGCCCGCCGGATCAAGCGAGGTGTTGCTGGACGCGCTTCGCGAAATCCAGTGGCTGCCCGGCCGCGTAGATGTCTTTGCGCATGGCGAAAGGGGCTACATGAAGGGCCTGCGGCAGATCTTCTTCACCCAGCGCGGCCTGGAGCGTTCGCAGGTTTCACTCTCCGGCTACTGGGCACAGGGCCGGGTAGAGGAAGTGTTCCAGGCAGAGAAGAAGCTCCCCGTAGGACAGATCTAG